One segment of Macaca fascicularis isolate 582-1 chromosome 2, T2T-MFA8v1.1 DNA contains the following:
- the EDEM1 gene encoding ER degradation-enhancing alpha-mannosidase-like protein 1 isoform X1 — protein sequence MQWRALVLGLVLLRLGLHGVLWLVFGLGPSMGFYQRFPLSFGFQRLRSPDGPASPASGPVGRPGGLSGPSWLQPPGTAATQSPRKVPRRPEPGVCGPAHWGYVLGGRDRGPDEYEKRYSGAFSPQLRAQMRDLARGMFVFGYDNYMAHAFPQDELNPIHCRGRGPDRGDPSNLNINDVLGNYSLTLVDALDTLAVMGNSSEFQKAVKLVINTVSFDKDSTVQVFEATIRVLGSLLSAHRIITDSKQPFGDMTIKDYDNELLYMAHDLAVRLLPAFENTKTGIPYPRVNLKTGVPPDTNNETCTAGAGSLLVEFGILSRLLGDSTFEWVARRAVKALWNLRSNDTGLLGNVVNIQTGHWVGKQSGLGAGLDSFYEYLLKSYILFGEKEDLEMFNAAYQSIQNYLRRGREACNEGEGDPPLYVNVNMFSGQLMNTWIDSLQAFFPGLQVLIGDVEDAICLHAFYYAIWKRYGALPERYNWQLQAPDVLFYPLRPELVESTYLLYQATKNPFYLHVGMDILQSLEKYTKVKCGYATLHHVIDKSTEDRMESFFLSETCKYLYLLFDEDNPVHKSGTRYMFTTEGHIVSVDEHLRELPWKEFFSEEGGQDQGGKSVHRPKPHELKVINSSSNCNRVPDERRYSLPLKSIYMRQIDQMVGLI from the exons ATGCAATGGCGAGCGCTTGTCCTGGGGCTGGTGCTCCTCCGGCTTGGCCTCCATGGAGTATTGTGGCTCGTCTTCGGGCTGGGGCCCAGCATGGGCTTCTACCAGCGCTTTCCGCTCAGCTTCGGCTTCCAGCGTCTGAGGAGCCCCGACGGCCCCGCGTCGCCCGCCTCGGGGCCCGTGGGCCGGCCTGGGGGGCTATCCGGACCGTCGTGGCTGCAGCCGCCGGGGACCGCGGCGACGCAGAGCCCGCGCAAGGTTCCGCGGCGTCCTGAGCCGGGGGTGTGCGGCCCAGCCCACTGGGGCTACGTGCTGGGCGGCCGGGACCGCGGCCCGGACGAGTACGAGAAGCGCTACAGCGGCGCCTTCTCTCCGCAGCTGCGTGCCCAGATGCGCGACCTGGCACGGGGGATGTTCGTCTTTGGCTACGACAACTACATGGCGCACGCCTTCCCTCAGGACGAGCTCAACCCCATCCACTGCCGCGGCCGTGGGCCCGACCGCGGGGACCC ttcaaATCTGAACATCAATGATGTACTAGGGAACTACTCATTGACTCTTGTTGATGCATTGGATACACTTGCA GTAATGGGAAATTCATCCGAGTTCCAGAAAGCAGTCAAGTTAGTGATCAACACAGTTTCATTTGACAAAGATTCCACCGTCCAAGTCTTTGAGGCCACAATAAG GGTCCTGGGAAGCCTCCTTTCTGCTCACAGAATAATAACTGACTCCAAGCAGCCCTTTGGTGACATGACAATTAAGGACTATGATAATGAGTTGTTATACATGGCCCATGACCTGGCGGTGCGGCTCCTCCCTGCTTTTGAAAACACCAAGACAGGGATCCCGTATCCTCGG GTGAATCTAAAGACAGGAGTTCCTCCTGACACCAATAATGAGACATGCACAGCGGGAGCCGGTTCCCTCCTGGTGGAATTCGGGATTCTGAGTCGACTGCTGGGGGACTCCACATTTGAGTGGGTGGCCAGGCGAGCAGTGAAAGCCCTTTGGAACCTCCGGAGCAATGATACGGGATTACTAG GCAATGTCGTGAACATTCAGACTGGCCACTGGGTTGGAAAGCAGAGTGGCCTGGGTGCCGGGCTGGACTCCTTCTATGAATACCTCTTGAAATCTTACATtctctttggtgaaaaagaagacCTAGAAATGTTTAATGCTGCATATCAGAGTATTCAGAACTACTTAAGAAGAGG GCGGGAAGCCTGCAATGAAGGAGAAGGAGACCCCCCACTCTATGTCAACGTGAACATGTTCAGTGGGCAGCTGATGAACACCTGGATTGACTCTCTGCAGGCCTTTTTCCCTGGACTGCAG GTGCTGATAGGAGATGTGGAAGATGCTATCTGCCTTCATGCCTTCTACTATGCCATATGGAAACGATATGGTGCCCTTCCTGAGAGATATAACTGGCAGCTGCAGGCCCCTGATGTTCTCTTCTACCCACTGAGACCAGAGTTAGTGGAATCCACATATCTCCTCTACCAG GCAACCAAGAATCCCTTCTACCTCCATGTAGGAATGGATATTCTGCAGAGTCTGGAAAAGTACACAAAAGTCAA GTGTGGGTACGCCACGCTGCATCACGTCATTGACAAGTCCACAGAAGACCGGATGGAGAGCTTCTTTCTCAGTGAGACCTGTAAATACTTGTATCTG CTGTTTGATGAAGACAATCCAGTACACAAGTCTGGAACCAGATACATGTTCACAACAGAGGGACACATTGTGTCTGTGGATGAGCATCTTCGGGAATTGCCATGGAAGGAATTCTTCTCTGAAGAGGGAGGGCAGGACCAAGGGGGAAAGTCTGTGCACAGGCCGAAACCTCACGAGTTAAAAGTCATCAACTCCAGCTCCAAC TGCAATCGTGTACCTGATGAGAGGAGGTACTCCCTGCCCTTAAAGAGCATCTACATGCGACAGATTGACCAGATGGTTGGCTTGATTTGA
- the EDEM1 gene encoding ER degradation-enhancing alpha-mannosidase-like protein 1 isoform X3, translating into MQWRALVLGLVLLRLGLHGVLWLVFGLGPSMGFYQRFPLSFGFQRLRSPDGPASPASGPVGRPGGLSGPSWLQPPGTAATQSPRKVPRRPEPGVCGPAHWGYVLGGRDRGPDEYEKRYSGAFSPQLRAQMRDLARGMFVFGYDNYMAHAFPQDELNPIHCRGRGPDRGDPSNLNINDVLGNYSLTLVDALDTLAVMGNSSEFQKAVKLVINTVSFDKDSTVQVFEATIRVLGSLLSAHRIITDSKQPFGDMTIKDYDNELLYMAHDLAVRLLPAFENTKTGIPYPRVNLKTGVPPDTNNETCTAGAGSLLVEFGILSRLLGDSTFEWVARRAVKALWNLRSNDTGLLGNVVNIQTGHWVGKQSGLGAGLDSFYEYLLKSYILFGEKEDLEMFNAAYQSIQNYLRRGREACNEGEGDPPLYVNVNMFSGQLMNTWIDSLQAFFPGLQVLIGDVEDAICLHAFYYAIWKRYGALPERYNWQLQAPDVLFYPLRPELVESTYLLYQLKPDIYTSVHAIRMYTQRVLLHSHAQQHEWLTHQETGLGEIQ; encoded by the exons ATGCAATGGCGAGCGCTTGTCCTGGGGCTGGTGCTCCTCCGGCTTGGCCTCCATGGAGTATTGTGGCTCGTCTTCGGGCTGGGGCCCAGCATGGGCTTCTACCAGCGCTTTCCGCTCAGCTTCGGCTTCCAGCGTCTGAGGAGCCCCGACGGCCCCGCGTCGCCCGCCTCGGGGCCCGTGGGCCGGCCTGGGGGGCTATCCGGACCGTCGTGGCTGCAGCCGCCGGGGACCGCGGCGACGCAGAGCCCGCGCAAGGTTCCGCGGCGTCCTGAGCCGGGGGTGTGCGGCCCAGCCCACTGGGGCTACGTGCTGGGCGGCCGGGACCGCGGCCCGGACGAGTACGAGAAGCGCTACAGCGGCGCCTTCTCTCCGCAGCTGCGTGCCCAGATGCGCGACCTGGCACGGGGGATGTTCGTCTTTGGCTACGACAACTACATGGCGCACGCCTTCCCTCAGGACGAGCTCAACCCCATCCACTGCCGCGGCCGTGGGCCCGACCGCGGGGACCC ttcaaATCTGAACATCAATGATGTACTAGGGAACTACTCATTGACTCTTGTTGATGCATTGGATACACTTGCA GTAATGGGAAATTCATCCGAGTTCCAGAAAGCAGTCAAGTTAGTGATCAACACAGTTTCATTTGACAAAGATTCCACCGTCCAAGTCTTTGAGGCCACAATAAG GGTCCTGGGAAGCCTCCTTTCTGCTCACAGAATAATAACTGACTCCAAGCAGCCCTTTGGTGACATGACAATTAAGGACTATGATAATGAGTTGTTATACATGGCCCATGACCTGGCGGTGCGGCTCCTCCCTGCTTTTGAAAACACCAAGACAGGGATCCCGTATCCTCGG GTGAATCTAAAGACAGGAGTTCCTCCTGACACCAATAATGAGACATGCACAGCGGGAGCCGGTTCCCTCCTGGTGGAATTCGGGATTCTGAGTCGACTGCTGGGGGACTCCACATTTGAGTGGGTGGCCAGGCGAGCAGTGAAAGCCCTTTGGAACCTCCGGAGCAATGATACGGGATTACTAG GCAATGTCGTGAACATTCAGACTGGCCACTGGGTTGGAAAGCAGAGTGGCCTGGGTGCCGGGCTGGACTCCTTCTATGAATACCTCTTGAAATCTTACATtctctttggtgaaaaagaagacCTAGAAATGTTTAATGCTGCATATCAGAGTATTCAGAACTACTTAAGAAGAGG GCGGGAAGCCTGCAATGAAGGAGAAGGAGACCCCCCACTCTATGTCAACGTGAACATGTTCAGTGGGCAGCTGATGAACACCTGGATTGACTCTCTGCAGGCCTTTTTCCCTGGACTGCAG GTGCTGATAGGAGATGTGGAAGATGCTATCTGCCTTCATGCCTTCTACTATGCCATATGGAAACGATATGGTGCCCTTCCTGAGAGATATAACTGGCAGCTGCAGGCCCCTGATGTTCTCTTCTACCCACTGAGACCAGAGTTAGTGGAATCCACATATCTCCTCTACCAG TTGAAGCCAGATATTTATACTTCTGTGCATGCCATACGTATGTACACGCAGAGAGTCCTCCTTCATTCACATGCACAGCAGCACGAGTGGTTAACTCACCAAGAAACTGGCCTTGGTGAAATTCAGTAG
- the EDEM1 gene encoding ER degradation-enhancing alpha-mannosidase-like protein 1 isoform X2: MQWRALVLGLVLLRLGLHGVLWLVFGLGPSMGFYQRFPLSFGFQRLRSPDGPASPASGPVGRPGGLSGPSWLQPPGTAATQSPRKVPRRPEPGVCGPAHWGYVLGGRDRGPDEYEKRYSGAFSPQLRAQMRDLARGMFVFGYDNYMAHAFPQDELNPIHCRGRGPDRGDPSNLNINDVLGNYSLTLVDALDTLAVMGNSSEFQKAVKLVINTVSFDKDSTVQVFEATIRVLGSLLSAHRIITDSKQPFGDMTIKDYDNELLYMAHDLAVRLLPAFENTKTGIPYPRVNLKTGVPPDTNNETCTAGAGSLLVEFGILSRLLGDSTFEWVARRAVKALWNLRSNDTGLLGNVVNIQTGHWVGKQSGLGAGLDSFYEYLLKSYILFGEKEDLEMFNAAYQSIQNYLRRGREACNEGEGDPPLYVNVNMFSGQLMNTWIDSLQAFFPGLQVLIGDVEDAICLHAFYYAIWKRYGALPERYNWQLQAPDVLFYPLRPELVESTYLLYQATKNPFYLHVGMDILQSLEKYTKVKCGYATLHHVIDKSTEDRMESFFLSETCKYLYLLFDEDNPVHKSGTRYMFTTEGHIVSVDEHLRELPWKEFFSEEGGQDQGGKSVHRPKPHELKVINSSSNLPAGASSWLPGAEAGGRGSLLI; this comes from the exons ATGCAATGGCGAGCGCTTGTCCTGGGGCTGGTGCTCCTCCGGCTTGGCCTCCATGGAGTATTGTGGCTCGTCTTCGGGCTGGGGCCCAGCATGGGCTTCTACCAGCGCTTTCCGCTCAGCTTCGGCTTCCAGCGTCTGAGGAGCCCCGACGGCCCCGCGTCGCCCGCCTCGGGGCCCGTGGGCCGGCCTGGGGGGCTATCCGGACCGTCGTGGCTGCAGCCGCCGGGGACCGCGGCGACGCAGAGCCCGCGCAAGGTTCCGCGGCGTCCTGAGCCGGGGGTGTGCGGCCCAGCCCACTGGGGCTACGTGCTGGGCGGCCGGGACCGCGGCCCGGACGAGTACGAGAAGCGCTACAGCGGCGCCTTCTCTCCGCAGCTGCGTGCCCAGATGCGCGACCTGGCACGGGGGATGTTCGTCTTTGGCTACGACAACTACATGGCGCACGCCTTCCCTCAGGACGAGCTCAACCCCATCCACTGCCGCGGCCGTGGGCCCGACCGCGGGGACCC ttcaaATCTGAACATCAATGATGTACTAGGGAACTACTCATTGACTCTTGTTGATGCATTGGATACACTTGCA GTAATGGGAAATTCATCCGAGTTCCAGAAAGCAGTCAAGTTAGTGATCAACACAGTTTCATTTGACAAAGATTCCACCGTCCAAGTCTTTGAGGCCACAATAAG GGTCCTGGGAAGCCTCCTTTCTGCTCACAGAATAATAACTGACTCCAAGCAGCCCTTTGGTGACATGACAATTAAGGACTATGATAATGAGTTGTTATACATGGCCCATGACCTGGCGGTGCGGCTCCTCCCTGCTTTTGAAAACACCAAGACAGGGATCCCGTATCCTCGG GTGAATCTAAAGACAGGAGTTCCTCCTGACACCAATAATGAGACATGCACAGCGGGAGCCGGTTCCCTCCTGGTGGAATTCGGGATTCTGAGTCGACTGCTGGGGGACTCCACATTTGAGTGGGTGGCCAGGCGAGCAGTGAAAGCCCTTTGGAACCTCCGGAGCAATGATACGGGATTACTAG GCAATGTCGTGAACATTCAGACTGGCCACTGGGTTGGAAAGCAGAGTGGCCTGGGTGCCGGGCTGGACTCCTTCTATGAATACCTCTTGAAATCTTACATtctctttggtgaaaaagaagacCTAGAAATGTTTAATGCTGCATATCAGAGTATTCAGAACTACTTAAGAAGAGG GCGGGAAGCCTGCAATGAAGGAGAAGGAGACCCCCCACTCTATGTCAACGTGAACATGTTCAGTGGGCAGCTGATGAACACCTGGATTGACTCTCTGCAGGCCTTTTTCCCTGGACTGCAG GTGCTGATAGGAGATGTGGAAGATGCTATCTGCCTTCATGCCTTCTACTATGCCATATGGAAACGATATGGTGCCCTTCCTGAGAGATATAACTGGCAGCTGCAGGCCCCTGATGTTCTCTTCTACCCACTGAGACCAGAGTTAGTGGAATCCACATATCTCCTCTACCAG GCAACCAAGAATCCCTTCTACCTCCATGTAGGAATGGATATTCTGCAGAGTCTGGAAAAGTACACAAAAGTCAA GTGTGGGTACGCCACGCTGCATCACGTCATTGACAAGTCCACAGAAGACCGGATGGAGAGCTTCTTTCTCAGTGAGACCTGTAAATACTTGTATCTG CTGTTTGATGAAGACAATCCAGTACACAAGTCTGGAACCAGATACATGTTCACAACAGAGGGACACATTGTGTCTGTGGATGAGCATCTTCGGGAATTGCCATGGAAGGAATTCTTCTCTGAAGAGGGAGGGCAGGACCAAGGGGGAAAGTCTGTGCACAGGCCGAAACCTCACGAGTTAAAAGTCATCAACTCCAGCTCCAAC tTGCCTGCTGGAGCATCTTCTTGGCTGCCTGGGGCAGAAGCTGGAGGCCGAGGGAGCCTATTGATATGA